One genomic segment of Calditrichota bacterium includes these proteins:
- a CDS encoding diaminopimelate epimerase, whose product MRLRFVKISATGNDFAVFDNRQGYLDPGRHRAWLSWLCQRRIAVGADGVILVQASEAADFAYVHINADGSIAEMCGNGSRAVAFFAHQEGIASSPMRFEIGGRIYTAWVEGRSVTTQFVQPFPPRLELGVASEPFLREGGFVDTGVPHYVLFVESVEGIDVVGLGRTYR is encoded by the coding sequence ATGCGCCTGCGTTTCGTAAAGATCTCGGCCACGGGTAACGATTTCGCCGTGTTCGACAACCGGCAAGGGTACTTGGACCCGGGACGTCACAGGGCATGGCTTAGTTGGTTGTGCCAGCGCCGCATTGCCGTGGGCGCCGATGGGGTGATCTTGGTGCAGGCCAGCGAGGCGGCGGATTTTGCTTACGTGCACATCAATGCCGACGGCAGCATTGCCGAGATGTGCGGCAACGGCTCGAGGGCGGTGGCCTTCTTTGCCCATCAGGAGGGGATCGCCAGCTCCCCCATGCGCTTTGAGATTGGCGGCCGCATCTACACGGCATGGGTCGAAGGAAGGTCGGTGACGACCCAGTTCGTGCAGCCTTTTCCGCCGCGCCTTGAACTGGGAGTCGCCAGTGAGCCGTTCCTGCGCGAAGGAGGGTTCGTCGACACGGGTGTCCCGCACTATGTGCTCTTTGTCGAGTCCGTGGAAGGCATCGACGTAGTCGGCCTCGGCCGCACGTACCGGCA